In a single window of the Zonotrichia leucophrys gambelii isolate GWCS_2022_RI chromosome 2, RI_Zleu_2.0, whole genome shotgun sequence genome:
- the ALG2 gene encoding alpha-1,3/1,6-mannosyltransferase ALG2, whose amino-acid sequence MEEAEEAGGAGPSVLFLHPDLGLGGAERLVVDAALALRARGCRVQIWTAHYDPGRCFAETRGLAVRRAGGWLPRSLCGRGHALCAALRMAFVALYVLLLSGETFDAFVCDQVSACIPVLRLARTRKKVLFYCHFPDQLLTKRESFLKRLYRLPLDWLEEYTTGMADCIVVNSKFTAKVFKDTFKSLSHIKPDVLYPSLNIRSFEEIVPADIADLIPKKKKFLFLSINRYERKKNLALALEALHELQGRLDSHEWDEVHLVMAGGYDKRVLENVEHYEELRRLAAKLDVNDHVTFLRSFSDEQKISLFSNSVCVLYTPSNEHFGIVPLEAMYMRCPVIAVNSGGPLESISHNVTGFLCDPLPMQFADAMEKIVRNPLLKDIMGAAGRVRVMEKFSSEAFSEQLYQYIRRLTE is encoded by the exons ATGGAGGAGGCGGAGGAGGCGGGAGGAGCGGGCCCGTCCGTGCTGTTCCTGCACCCGGACCTGGGCCTGGGCGGCGCGGAGCGGCTGGTGGTGGACGCGGCGCTGGCGCTGCGGGCGCGGGGCTGCCGGGTGCAGATCTGGACGGCGCACTACGACCCCGGGCGCTGCTTCGCGGAGACGCGCGGGCTGGCGgtgcggcgggcgggcggctgGCTCCCGCGCAGCCTGTGCGGCCGCGGGCACGCCCTGTGCGCCGCCCTGCGCATGGCCTTCGTGGCGCTCTACGTGCTGCTGCTCAGCGGAGAGACCTTCGACGCCTTCGTGTGCGACCAG GTGTCTGCCTGCATTCCTGTGCTTAGACTGGCCAGAACCCGTAAGAAGGTTTTGTTTTACTGCCACTTTCCCGATCAGCTCCTGACCAAGAGGGAATCCTTCCTGAAGCGCCTCTACCGACTGCCGCTCGACTGGCTGGAGGAGTACACCACTGGCATGGCAGACTGCATCGTTGTGAACAGCAAGTTCACTGCCAAGGTGTTCAAAGACACATTTAAGTCCCTGTCACACATAAAACCAGATGTCCTCTACCCATCGCTCAACATCAGGAGCTTTGAAGAAATTGTTCCTGCAGACATAGCTGATCTGATACCAAAAAAGAAGAAGTTCTTGTTTCTTTCCATTAATAGGtatgagagaaaaaagaatctGGCGTTGGCTCTCGAAGCTTTGCACGAACTTCAAGGGAGACTTGATTCCCATGAGTGGGATGAAGTTCACCTGGTTATGGCAGGTGGTTATGATAAGCGAGTTCTGGAAAACGTGGAGCACTATGAAGAGCTGAGGAGACTCGCGGCCAAACTTGATGTTAATGACCATGTGACTTTTCTGAGATCATTCTCAGATGAACAGAAAATCTCTCTTTTTAgtaactctgtgtgtgtgctttatACACCAAGCAATGAACATTTTGGCATTGTCCCTTTGGAGGCAATGTATATGAGATGTCCAGTTATAGCAGTTAATTCAGGTGGTCCTTTAGAATCAATCTCACATAATGTTACAGGATTTTTGTGTGATCCTCTGCCAATGCAATTCGCTGATGCCATGGAAAAAATTGTGAGAAATCCCCTCTTAAAGGACATaatgggagcagctgggagagtgAGAGTTATGgaaaaattttcttcagaagCTTTCTCAGAACAGCTGTACCAGTACATACGCAGACTAACAGAATAA
- the SEC61B gene encoding protein transport protein Sec61 subunit beta: MPGPNPSATSVGSSGRSPSKAVAPRAAGSTVRQRKNASCGTRSAGRATSTGTGGMWRFYTEDSPGLKVGPVPVLVMSLLFIASVFMLHIWGKYTRS; this comes from the exons ATG CCCGGGCCCAACCCCAGCGCCACCAGCGTCGGCTCCTCCGGCCGCTCCCCCAGCAAGGCTGTGGCTCCCCGCGCCGCGGGATCCACCGTCCGGCAGAG GAAAAATGCCAGCTGTGGGACAAGGAGTGCAGGCCGTGCCACGTCCACAGGGACTGGTGGGATGTGGCGGTTCTACACGGAGGACTCGCCGGGGCTCAAAGT tGGACCTGTTCCAGTTTTGGTCATGAGTCTTCTTTTTATTGCTTCTGTGTTTATGCTGCACATCTGGGGTAAATACACTCGTTCCTAG